One window from the genome of Acuticoccus sp. I52.16.1 encodes:
- a CDS encoding calcium-binding protein, translating to MASNPLIPSKTPFNYNVGLNYESWSYDRTGYSVSADISAITEDFKLIKTFHAAAVGTTTLEMDPTQAQVIAAVVAEPGVELVMGTNSSALAQLDTTTGTWTAGLMTSSTYTDGWVDMLIASFGSVTAVKTSLKTILLGNEIDANGPPPTDPAFANYVPWIESAFENLKASLAAKGLASIPVSTTIANYPLGDPSSNAVASEVTDYISRHWAGTWNGGEPFVLFNQYTPAVNGAPAKSTDFGAVIDYFDSVDGAVGGSLEPFVGETGYSAYYGANKQADVIGQIFDWLGDQRDAGGKTVPLFAFLAFDRPAASGWEKDYGIYAETATSQPNGFKPKLVSEIPGWTSAPINTQSAGHDALYGNAGANAFFARGGDDTLVGGAGADRLVAGPGDDIVAGGTGYDSLTGGHGNDTVDGGGGEDTLIGGAGDDSIAGGGGADTLAGGPGDDSLDGGDRDDFLFGRAGDDTLVGGRGDDVLVGGAGADVFALQDLPGTDVIRDFAAGDILGLTGDLSAQDLTFEAAGNGTHIFAGAELIAVVVGVSVADIAGADVIGL from the coding sequence ATGGCCAGCAATCCCCTGATCCCGTCGAAGACCCCGTTCAACTACAATGTCGGCCTCAATTACGAGAGCTGGTCGTACGACCGGACCGGCTACAGCGTCAGCGCCGACATCTCCGCCATCACCGAAGATTTCAAGCTGATCAAGACGTTCCATGCCGCGGCCGTCGGCACCACCACCCTGGAGATGGACCCCACCCAGGCGCAGGTGATCGCCGCGGTGGTGGCCGAGCCGGGCGTCGAGCTCGTGATGGGCACCAACAGCAGCGCACTTGCCCAGCTCGACACCACGACCGGCACGTGGACCGCCGGCCTGATGACCAGCTCCACCTACACCGACGGCTGGGTCGACATGCTGATCGCCTCGTTCGGCTCGGTGACCGCGGTCAAGACGAGCCTGAAGACGATCCTCCTCGGCAACGAGATCGACGCCAACGGCCCTCCGCCGACCGACCCCGCGTTCGCCAACTACGTGCCTTGGATCGAGAGCGCGTTCGAAAACCTGAAGGCGTCGCTGGCGGCCAAGGGGCTCGCCAGCATCCCGGTTTCGACCACCATCGCCAACTACCCGTTGGGCGATCCGTCCTCCAATGCCGTCGCGTCGGAGGTGACGGACTACATCTCGCGGCACTGGGCCGGGACCTGGAACGGCGGCGAGCCGTTCGTCCTCTTCAACCAGTACACTCCGGCCGTGAACGGCGCCCCGGCCAAGAGCACCGACTTCGGCGCGGTGATCGACTACTTCGATTCGGTGGACGGCGCGGTCGGCGGCTCGCTGGAGCCGTTCGTCGGCGAAACGGGTTATTCGGCCTATTACGGCGCGAACAAGCAGGCCGACGTGATCGGCCAGATCTTCGACTGGCTCGGGGACCAGCGCGACGCCGGCGGCAAGACGGTCCCGCTGTTCGCCTTCCTCGCGTTCGACCGGCCGGCGGCCTCCGGATGGGAGAAGGACTACGGCATCTATGCCGAGACGGCGACCTCGCAGCCCAACGGCTTCAAGCCGAAGCTGGTCTCCGAGATACCGGGCTGGACGAGCGCCCCCATCAACACGCAGTCGGCCGGGCACGATGCGCTCTACGGCAACGCCGGGGCGAACGCCTTCTTCGCCCGCGGCGGCGACGACACGCTGGTCGGCGGGGCCGGGGCGGACCGCCTCGTCGCCGGGCCGGGGGACGATATCGTCGCCGGTGGGACCGGCTACGACAGTCTCACCGGCGGCCACGGCAACGACACGGTCGACGGCGGCGGCGGTGAGGACACCCTGATCGGCGGCGCGGGGGACGACAGCATCGCCGGCGGCGGCGGCGCCGACACGCTGGCCGGCGGTCCCGGCGACGACAGCCTGGACGGCGGCGACCGCGACGACTTCCTCTTCGGCCGGGCCGGCGACGATACGCTGGTCGGCGGACGCGGCGACGACGTCCTCGTCGGCGGTGCGGGGGCGGACGTCTTCGCGCTTCAGGACCTCCCCGGTACCGACGTCATCCGCGATTTCGCCGCCGGCGACATCCTCGGCCTGACCGGTGACCTGAGCGCACAGGACCTCACTTTCGAGGCGGCCGGCAACGGCACCCACATCTTCGCGGGCGCAGAGCTGATCGCGGTGGTCGTCGGCGTCTCGGTGGCGGACATCGCCGGGGCGGACGTGATCGGCCTCTGA
- a CDS encoding HlyD family efflux transporter periplasmic adaptor subunit: MTSFRRPRGEWVRRGGGTEKSRGGRYRFRADLQIHQSAPGEAAEAVDPATGTRVPLTADEALLCRLADGSKTLPAIGKAFREATGRALSFGQMLEVYRALVEKGVMEAGAPRGDRDAATDEADEADEAAPDTPDGDEPQTAPPPVAEHEGETAAPDAPTNGAAAAQARPAEVAPAEAAPVEAAPADGSAQDSEDAQASQAADGGAAPRPVITEDTTGDIGLLGASPERPSVAPPADRSAGDPPQPTVPTAAATGGPKAERETDTAGVDPEAAEARAEQAPGGTEAERAADGGPAEAADDTESRRDDDGPADVHRREPEYPAATLISEDDYAQLRSEVSYLLEASDEALFTPAPGELPDEDLPFTPSPPEPEYEAPAHTPRPYASWPERASRAEAEEADWEPAPTQDPAGAAPSAPLESTPSAAATSTQAASERTEPVSASEPTSGGDIASPPLSPQPSADATATPDAEPQPDAGATNRAAGGRGETAGAGATDDNAMSDTDPGGEDARRPPVGTRRRGVRHRGEPGKATNGRYRVRPDLLLVRDGSAPDAPLSLVDPATGDAHPMPRREAVLCTLADGALSLPAIGKAYKDETGESISFSEILAFFRELKSKGLLEDSRAAPAGAEPAVDPAPAEDAGSTASAPVAPPASPRPSAGAEATAPEPAQSAPVAPEPAAPEPAGTTEATSPATAPAAPEAAPSSPEGAGRALAVRTPPSQSDAPEPSAAPEPAADVRAEAPAKAPRESLVRRFSSMLRKPRKPAITTSAPTPPLDVEATLVEPDAPAERPAARPAKRSAAVDADDGVPHITDADLQDLVDDELGFGGGMGRRGPRRSAPTVEPVARERAARPRADAATVAARAKERAAQRAGTATGDVELSDAPVRGRAGLHDAPDDTPHPGSATRAAQRPGAAARRPRPAEDIPSYDDDEHGDDDLGATMGAGLGGGMGAGMGSGMGAGPFGGRFAGLGRGGMGGGLGGGMGGGLGGGMGGGLGGGMGGGLGGGMGGGMGGGGMGGGGGAGAQALLAHLAARQRQNDSSADTEEHGPAQVSLFNPNAMLAFLAIIFWPMRFLWLPLLLTVPLAIMIAVERWGALVLDFRLLAFDLSLVSRLVAALFVVNLASRLVQATVVRAFGGEVRQFGITLVFGFVPRFFVDLSAVPTLSRRGQLWTHASASLSRLYLFSIGLLLWASYRHTGTFYPELVLLIGQVGAVAFIISAYPLVPSDGYRFLVTLFRNPMLLQKSFAALRSWLTNHPLPPMIDRSEVQGLILFGVGVLLSSVTIVVGILSFLAMHLMGEYEGPGAIVFLTLFVCFVMWGFALYSTTSRRAKGGLDPKMMQQLLESRFGASDVANEKPATLGSRGRILWVVIAAALVGVAFLPYQYEASGQFEILPSKRNNATARTAGEVMEVLAREGQWVEKDQILAKLSDWDQTRDVNVTRAQLAEAKAVLQRLEDGAKQEEIDLAKSQVESTRTRGIYLKAEADRAKRLVERGVISTSEWERAVSQQETNDAQLEVAQANLKLVESEATQAELDKARADVERTTHQLKYAEDQLERTRIRAPIDGRIITPNVHLLAGDWMQTGEEFLTLEDTRTVEAQIDMPETDITLISEGDKVRLKSWSNMDREVDGVVTEVAPSAEAREYGTVVRVRATVPNTEGYLRPQMTGYAKVEGAEMRVWEAYLRFLMRFFQVEVWSWIP; encoded by the coding sequence ATGACATCGTTTCGACGGCCAAGAGGAGAGTGGGTTCGCAGGGGCGGCGGCACGGAGAAGAGCCGCGGCGGGCGCTACCGGTTCCGCGCCGACCTGCAGATTCACCAGAGCGCGCCCGGCGAGGCGGCGGAGGCCGTGGACCCGGCGACGGGGACACGCGTCCCGCTGACGGCCGACGAGGCGCTGCTGTGCCGTCTGGCCGACGGGAGCAAGACGCTGCCGGCCATCGGCAAGGCGTTCCGCGAGGCGACCGGCCGTGCCCTGTCCTTCGGGCAGATGCTGGAGGTCTATCGCGCCCTCGTCGAGAAAGGCGTGATGGAGGCCGGCGCCCCGCGCGGCGACCGCGACGCGGCGACAGACGAGGCGGACGAGGCGGACGAGGCGGCGCCCGATACGCCGGACGGGGACGAGCCGCAGACCGCGCCCCCGCCAGTCGCCGAGCACGAGGGCGAGACCGCCGCCCCCGACGCGCCCACGAACGGTGCGGCCGCCGCCCAGGCGAGGCCGGCAGAAGTCGCGCCCGCAGAGGCGGCGCCCGTAGAGGCGGCGCCGGCAGACGGCTCGGCGCAGGACTCCGAGGACGCCCAAGCATCGCAGGCGGCGGACGGCGGCGCTGCCCCCCGCCCCGTCATCACGGAGGACACCACCGGTGACATCGGGTTGCTGGGCGCCAGCCCGGAGCGCCCGAGCGTCGCCCCGCCGGCCGACAGGTCCGCCGGCGATCCCCCACAGCCCACCGTCCCCACCGCCGCCGCGACCGGCGGGCCGAAAGCCGAGCGAGAGACCGACACGGCGGGCGTGGACCCGGAAGCTGCCGAAGCGCGGGCCGAGCAGGCACCTGGCGGAACGGAAGCCGAGCGGGCGGCGGACGGCGGGCCGGCCGAGGCCGCGGACGACACGGAATCGCGCAGGGACGATGACGGCCCGGCCGATGTGCACCGCCGGGAGCCGGAGTACCCGGCCGCGACGCTGATCTCCGAAGACGACTATGCGCAGCTCCGCTCGGAGGTGAGCTACCTGCTGGAGGCGAGCGACGAGGCGCTCTTCACCCCCGCGCCGGGCGAGCTTCCCGACGAAGACCTCCCCTTCACGCCATCACCGCCGGAGCCGGAGTACGAGGCCCCCGCCCACACGCCGCGACCCTATGCGTCATGGCCCGAGAGGGCGAGCCGCGCCGAGGCCGAAGAGGCCGACTGGGAGCCTGCCCCCACGCAGGACCCCGCCGGCGCCGCCCCCTCCGCACCTCTGGAGTCGACGCCCAGTGCCGCGGCGACTTCCACGCAGGCGGCGTCGGAGCGCACCGAGCCCGTCTCCGCGAGCGAGCCGACGAGCGGCGGCGACATCGCCTCGCCCCCACTCTCGCCCCAGCCGAGTGCCGACGCCACCGCGACGCCCGATGCCGAACCGCAGCCAGACGCCGGCGCTACGAACCGCGCCGCCGGCGGACGGGGCGAGACGGCCGGTGCCGGCGCGACCGACGACAACGCGATGAGCGACACGGACCCAGGTGGCGAGGACGCGCGGCGGCCGCCCGTCGGGACCCGGCGGCGTGGCGTGCGGCATCGCGGCGAGCCGGGGAAGGCGACCAACGGGCGCTACCGCGTGCGGCCGGACCTGCTGCTGGTGCGCGACGGCAGTGCGCCGGACGCTCCCCTCAGCCTCGTCGACCCGGCGACCGGCGATGCCCACCCGATGCCGCGCCGCGAGGCGGTGCTGTGCACGCTCGCGGACGGCGCGCTGTCGCTGCCGGCCATCGGCAAGGCCTACAAGGACGAGACCGGCGAGAGCATTTCGTTCTCCGAGATCCTCGCCTTCTTCCGCGAGCTGAAATCCAAGGGCCTCCTCGAGGACAGCCGCGCTGCGCCTGCCGGAGCCGAGCCCGCCGTAGATCCCGCGCCCGCCGAAGACGCCGGATCCACCGCGAGCGCGCCGGTCGCGCCACCGGCGTCGCCTCGACCATCGGCCGGCGCGGAGGCCACCGCGCCCGAACCCGCGCAATCGGCCCCCGTCGCGCCGGAACCGGCCGCGCCGGAGCCGGCCGGGACAACCGAAGCGACCTCGCCGGCCACCGCACCCGCCGCGCCCGAGGCGGCCCCGTCGTCGCCTGAGGGTGCCGGGCGCGCCCTCGCCGTCCGCACGCCGCCGTCGCAGTCCGACGCGCCGGAGCCGAGCGCCGCACCCGAACCCGCCGCGGACGTCCGCGCCGAGGCACCGGCGAAGGCACCGCGCGAAAGCCTCGTCCGGCGCTTCTCCTCGATGCTGCGCAAGCCGCGCAAACCGGCGATCACTACCTCGGCGCCGACGCCTCCGCTGGACGTCGAAGCCACGCTCGTGGAGCCCGACGCGCCGGCCGAGCGCCCGGCCGCCCGACCGGCGAAGCGATCCGCCGCGGTGGACGCCGACGACGGCGTGCCGCACATCACCGACGCGGACCTGCAGGATCTGGTGGACGACGAGTTGGGCTTCGGCGGCGGGATGGGTCGCCGCGGGCCGCGCCGGAGCGCCCCCACGGTGGAGCCCGTCGCCAGGGAGCGGGCCGCTCGCCCGCGGGCCGACGCGGCGACCGTCGCCGCTCGCGCGAAGGAGCGCGCCGCACAGCGCGCCGGCACGGCCACCGGCGACGTCGAACTTTCCGATGCACCGGTACGCGGCCGGGCCGGGCTCCACGACGCCCCCGACGATACACCCCACCCCGGCAGCGCGACGCGCGCGGCCCAGCGCCCCGGCGCCGCCGCCCGCCGTCCCCGCCCCGCCGAGGATATCCCGAGCTACGACGACGACGAGCACGGTGACGACGACCTCGGCGCCACTATGGGCGCCGGTTTGGGCGGCGGCATGGGCGCAGGGATGGGCTCAGGAATGGGCGCCGGCCCGTTCGGCGGCCGCTTCGCCGGCCTCGGTCGCGGCGGCATGGGTGGCGGCCTCGGCGGCGGCATGGGGGGTGGCCTCGGCGGCGGCATGGGCGGCGGCCTCGGCGGCGGCATGGGCGGCGGCCTCGGTGGCGGCATGGGCGGCGGCATGGGGGGTGGCGGTATGGGCGGCGGCGGTGGCGCCGGAGCCCAGGCACTGCTCGCCCACCTCGCCGCGCGGCAACGTCAGAACGACAGCTCGGCCGACACCGAGGAGCACGGACCCGCCCAGGTCTCGCTCTTCAATCCCAATGCGATGCTGGCCTTCCTCGCCATCATCTTCTGGCCGATGCGCTTCCTGTGGCTGCCGCTGCTGCTCACGGTGCCACTCGCCATCATGATCGCCGTCGAGCGCTGGGGCGCGCTCGTGCTCGACTTCCGTCTCCTGGCGTTCGACCTGTCGCTCGTCAGTCGCCTCGTCGCCGCGCTCTTCGTGGTCAACCTCGCCTCCCGGCTCGTCCAGGCGACCGTCGTGCGTGCGTTCGGGGGGGAGGTGCGCCAGTTCGGCATCACGCTGGTCTTCGGCTTCGTGCCGCGCTTCTTCGTCGACCTCAGCGCCGTTCCGACGCTCAGCCGGCGCGGCCAGCTGTGGACCCACGCCTCGGCCTCCCTGTCGCGGCTCTACCTGTTCTCGATCGGGCTCCTGCTGTGGGCCTCCTACCGCCACACCGGCACCTTCTATCCCGAGCTGGTGCTCCTGATCGGCCAGGTCGGCGCGGTCGCCTTCATCATCTCGGCCTATCCGCTGGTGCCGAGCGACGGCTACCGCTTCCTGGTGACGCTGTTCCGCAACCCCATGCTGCTGCAGAAGTCGTTCGCGGCGCTGCGCTCGTGGCTGACCAACCACCCGTTGCCGCCGATGATCGACCGCTCGGAGGTCCAGGGGCTGATCCTCTTCGGCGTGGGCGTGCTGCTCTCGTCGGTGACGATCGTCGTCGGGATCCTGTCGTTCCTCGCGATGCACCTGATGGGGGAGTACGAGGGACCGGGCGCGATCGTCTTCCTGACGCTCTTCGTCTGCTTCGTCATGTGGGGCTTCGCGCTCTACAGCACGACCTCCCGGCGGGCCAAAGGCGGCCTCGACCCGAAGATGATGCAGCAGCTCCTGGAGAGCCGCTTCGGCGCCTCGGACGTCGCCAACGAGAAGCCGGCGACCCTCGGCTCGCGCGGGCGCATCCTGTGGGTGGTGATCGCGGCGGCGCTCGTGGGCGTCGCCTTCCTGCCCTACCAGTACGAGGCATCCGGCCAGTTCGAGATCCTGCCCAGCAAGCGCAACAACGCCACCGCCCGCACCGCCGGCGAAGTGATGGAGGTGCTGGCGCGCGAGGGGCAGTGGGTCGAGAAGGACCAGATCCTCGCCAAGCTCTCCGACTGGGACCAGACGCGCGACGTCAACGTCACCCGCGCCCAGCTCGCCGAGGCGAAGGCGGTGCTGCAACGCCTGGAGGACGGCGCCAAGCAGGAGGAGATCGACCTCGCCAAGAGTCAGGTGGAGAGCACGCGCACCCGCGGCATCTACCTGAAAGCGGAGGCGGACCGGGCCAAGCGGCTGGTGGAGCGCGGCGTCATCTCGACCAGCGAGTGGGAGCGCGCGGTCTCGCAGCAGGAGACCAACGACGCCCAGCTCGAGGTCGCCCAGGCCAATCTCAAGCTGGTCGAGAGCGAGGCGACGCAGGCCGAACTCGACAAGGCGCGCGCCGACGTCGAGCGCACGACGCACCAGCTGAAGTACGCCGAGGACCAGCTGGAGCGCACCCGCATCCGCGCGCCGATCGACGGACGCATCATCACCCCCAACGTCCACCTCCTTGCCGGCGACTGGATGCAGACGGGCGAGGAATTCCTCACCCTGGAGGACACCCGCACCGTCGAGGCGCAGATCGACATGCCCGAGACCGACATCACGCTGATCTCGGAAGGGGACAAGGTGCGGCTCAAGTCGTGGTCCAACATGGACCGCGAGGTCGACGGCGTGGTGACCGAGGTCGCCCCCAGCGCGGAGGCACGCGAATACGGCACGGTCGTGCGCGTCCGTGCGACGGTGCCCAACACCGAGGGATATCTGCGTCCGCAGATGACCGGCTACGCCAAGGTCGAGGGGGCGGAGATGCGGGTCTGGGAGGCGTACCTGCGCTTCCTGATGCGCTTCTTCCAGGTCGAGGTCTGGTCGTGGATCCCGTAG
- a CDS encoding acyl carrier protein, whose protein sequence is MAASRSEVEAKVIDVVQQTVADWDLDLPGGISKDTQLIEDLGFESIDIVQFAIGIEQAFDRKGMPFEKLFMDDGEYVDDVKVSQVTDFVCGELRV, encoded by the coding sequence ATGGCTGCGAGCCGATCGGAAGTCGAGGCCAAGGTGATCGACGTCGTCCAACAGACCGTGGCCGACTGGGACCTCGACCTGCCGGGCGGCATCTCCAAGGACACCCAGCTCATCGAGGACCTGGGGTTCGAGTCGATCGACATCGTGCAGTTTGCCATCGGCATCGAGCAGGCGTTCGACCGCAAGGGCATGCCGTTCGAGAAGCTCTTCATGGACGACGGCGAGTACGTCGACGACGTGAAGGTGAGCCAGGTGACCGACTTCGTCTGCGGTGAGCTGCGCGTCTAG
- a CDS encoding SDR family oxidoreductase, which yields MTDLLKGRTIIITGATGGIGSACARTFTREGAELMLVDRDTAKLAALAEELGTDPLTMAADVTSEDDMTAMAAATVERYGKIDTLIASAGILRTSGQPTQMVDTTFEEFRTIVDVNLTGVFLSNKAVLPAMLEAGQGDIVNVSSVSGVKGRAFDAAYSASKFGVVGLSESLAEEVSRRGVRVQTLLPDAVETPIWDQLGGAALKPKTMLPAERIADCALWLIALPRDMFIVNPVVAPIQQRRKKARAAAPADAAAAKG from the coding sequence ATGACCGATCTACTCAAGGGCCGCACGATCATCATCACCGGGGCGACCGGCGGGATCGGGAGCGCGTGTGCCCGCACCTTCACCCGCGAGGGCGCCGAGCTGATGCTGGTCGACCGCGACACCGCCAAGCTGGCCGCGCTCGCCGAAGAACTGGGCACCGACCCGCTGACGATGGCCGCGGACGTCACGTCCGAAGACGACATGACCGCGATGGCGGCGGCCACGGTCGAGCGCTACGGCAAGATCGACACGCTGATCGCCTCCGCCGGCATCCTGCGCACCTCCGGCCAGCCGACGCAGATGGTGGACACCACCTTCGAGGAGTTCCGCACCATCGTCGACGTGAACCTCACCGGCGTGTTCCTCTCCAACAAGGCCGTGCTGCCGGCGATGCTCGAGGCGGGCCAGGGCGACATCGTCAACGTCTCGTCCGTCTCGGGCGTGAAGGGGCGGGCGTTCGACGCGGCCTACTCGGCGTCCAAGTTCGGCGTGGTCGGGCTTTCCGAGTCGCTCGCCGAGGAGGTGAGCCGGCGCGGCGTGCGCGTGCAGACGCTGCTGCCGGACGCGGTGGAAACGCCGATCTGGGATCAGCTCGGCGGCGCGGCGCTGAAGCCCAAGACCATGCTGCCGGCCGAGCGCATCGCCGACTGCGCGCTGTGGCTGATCGCGCTGCCGCGGGACATGTTCATCGTCAACCCCGTCGTGGCGCCAATCCAGCAGCGCCGCAAGAAGGCCCGCGCCGCCGCTCCGGCCGACGCCGCGGCGGCCAAGGGCTGA
- a CDS encoding SDR family oxidoreductase, which translates to MTDPAPETDATDPNAARVVGPDFVAVVIGGTSGIGRAVAMAVAARGGTVAVVGRNAERLAATEAALTGAGAARAASFRADASRPEDMDALAAWCRTELGRVDLLTVSIVATTGGAGLPPQVKDLTLADWQNTLDVNLHGVFLSNRAIVPMMVERGAGQVINIGSALSPAGMKGQPHSAAYSASKFAVAAFSQQVAREVEEDGVRVTAILPGAVKTPLIEGSAIDAAFGGAMTPESVATGILELVGFMGDAKVLDPYFMPMRVRGGGKAGR; encoded by the coding sequence ATGACCGATCCCGCGCCCGAAACCGACGCCACCGATCCCAACGCCGCCCGCGTCGTCGGCCCGGACTTCGTCGCCGTCGTCATCGGCGGCACCAGCGGCATCGGGCGCGCCGTCGCGATGGCGGTCGCGGCGCGCGGCGGGACCGTCGCCGTCGTCGGCCGCAACGCCGAGCGGCTCGCCGCCACCGAGGCCGCCCTTACCGGCGCAGGCGCCGCCCGCGCGGCGTCTTTCCGCGCCGACGCCAGCCGCCCCGAGGACATGGACGCCCTCGCCGCCTGGTGCCGGACCGAACTCGGCCGGGTGGACCTCCTCACCGTGTCGATCGTCGCCACCACCGGCGGGGCGGGCCTGCCGCCGCAGGTGAAGGACCTCACGCTGGCCGACTGGCAGAACACGCTCGACGTGAACCTCCACGGCGTCTTCCTTTCCAACCGCGCGATCGTGCCGATGATGGTGGAGCGCGGCGCGGGTCAGGTGATCAACATCGGCTCGGCGCTGTCGCCCGCGGGGATGAAGGGGCAGCCGCATTCGGCGGCCTACTCGGCCTCCAAGTTCGCCGTGGCCGCCTTCTCGCAGCAGGTGGCGCGCGAGGTCGAGGAGGACGGCGTGCGCGTGACCGCGATTCTGCCGGGCGCGGTGAAGACCCCCCTCATCGAAGGCAGCGCCATCGACGCGGCGTTCGGCGGCGCGATGACGCCCGAGAGCGTCGCCACCGGCATTCTGGAGCTGGTCGGCTTCATGGGCGACGCGAAGGTTTTGGACCCCTACTTCATGCCGATGCGCGTGCGCGGCGGCGGAAAAGCGGGACGTTAG
- a CDS encoding alpha/beta fold hydrolase: MPELVAADDVKLNYMQVGTGDDLVLLHGLGANLSFWYFGAARSLAEGRNVLMFDMRGHGRSSMPDAGYDLRTLAGDLAALLDHHGIERADIAGHSFGGIVGLAFASLYPERVRTLIIADSHVRGVQPPTRLADWPHWEQWKAHLCANGLEDPPSDQSLIDYKLLASLSQYTGGPGAGAAPARPVAPRKRIGRAREMGEKGLQRWQQLLANTTAGRDFEDESLIDPDRISEVEVPTLLMFGRLSHCLPSADGLLTLLPDARLVVVPGAGHFFPLVKHQFFARAVDLFLARQAGAVTPLRRGRRRLREARRLRAMTSLHP, encoded by the coding sequence ATGCCTGAGCTTGTTGCGGCGGACGACGTCAAGCTGAACTACATGCAGGTGGGGACGGGCGACGACCTGGTCCTCCTGCATGGGCTCGGCGCGAACCTGTCGTTCTGGTACTTCGGTGCCGCGCGCTCGCTCGCCGAGGGCCGCAACGTCCTCATGTTCGACATGCGCGGCCACGGCCGCAGCTCGATGCCCGACGCCGGCTACGACCTGCGCACGCTCGCCGGCGACCTCGCCGCGCTGCTCGACCATCACGGGATCGAGCGGGCCGACATCGCCGGGCACAGCTTCGGCGGCATCGTCGGGCTGGCGTTCGCGAGCCTCTACCCGGAGCGGGTCCGCACGCTCATCATCGCCGACAGCCACGTGCGCGGAGTGCAGCCGCCGACGCGTCTCGCCGACTGGCCGCACTGGGAGCAGTGGAAGGCGCACCTGTGCGCCAACGGGCTGGAGGATCCGCCGAGCGACCAGTCGCTGATCGACTACAAGCTCCTCGCCTCGCTGAGCCAGTACACCGGCGGCCCCGGCGCGGGGGCGGCTCCGGCGCGTCCGGTGGCGCCGCGCAAGCGGATCGGACGGGCGCGGGAGATGGGCGAGAAGGGGTTGCAGCGCTGGCAACAGCTCCTGGCGAACACCACCGCCGGCCGCGACTTCGAGGACGAATCGCTGATCGACCCGGACCGCATCAGCGAGGTGGAGGTGCCGACGCTTCTGATGTTCGGCCGACTGTCCCACTGCCTGCCGAGCGCGGACGGGCTCCTGACGCTGCTGCCCGATGCGCGGCTCGTCGTCGTCCCGGGCGCGGGGCACTTCTTTCCGCTGGTGAAGCACCAGTTCTTCGCGCGCGCGGTCGACCTCTTCCTGGCGCGCCAGGCCGGCGCGGTGACGCCGCTGCGCCGCGGCCGCCGGCGCCTGCGCGAAGCCCGCCGCCTGCGCGCGATGACGAGCCTCCATCCATGA